In the Leptotrichia sp. oral taxon 847 genome, one interval contains:
- a CDS encoding amidohydrolase family protein: protein MIIDSHEHLMLPTELQIEQMNKAGVDKAILFTTTPHPEKAKTLTEFKNEMSILFKILGGENSLENNKKRFKKDISDLMKVINNYPDKFYGFGTVPLGLSLEETQIWIKQYIIDNGLKGIGEFTPGNDEQVSQLETIFKALKQYENFPIWVHTFNPVTLNGIKILENLTRKYSKTPVIFGHMGGYNWMEVTDFVKNTPNAYIDLSAAFSTLALKMIITEVPEKCLFSSDAPYGDSFLNKQAIEYLSPSKKISDKILGENIIKLLELK from the coding sequence ATGATAATAGATAGCCACGAACATTTAATGTTGCCAACAGAATTACAAATTGAACAAATGAATAAAGCAGGAGTCGACAAGGCAATACTTTTTACAACGACTCCACATCCTGAAAAAGCTAAAACATTGACTGAATTTAAAAATGAGATGTCAATTTTATTTAAAATTTTAGGTGGAGAAAATTCTCTTGAAAATAATAAAAAAAGATTTAAAAAGGATATTTCTGATTTAATGAAAGTGATAAATAATTATCCTGATAAATTTTATGGCTTTGGAACAGTTCCACTTGGATTATCCCTTGAAGAAACTCAAATTTGGATAAAACAATATATTATTGACAATGGATTAAAAGGCATTGGCGAATTTACACCTGGAAATGATGAACAAGTAAGCCAATTAGAAACAATTTTTAAAGCACTAAAACAATATGAAAACTTTCCCATATGGGTTCACACTTTTAATCCAGTCACTCTAAACGGTATAAAAATTCTCGAAAATCTCACAAGAAAATATTCCAAAACACCAGTAATTTTTGGGCATATGGGAGGTTATAACTGGATGGAAGTAACAGATTTTGTAAAAAATACGCCAAATGCCTACATTGATTTATCCGCTGCTTTTTCTACACTCGCATTAAAAATGATAATAACAGAAGTTCCTGAAAAATGTCTATTTAGTTCTGACGCTCCTTACGGTGATTCATTTTTAAATAAACAAGCAATAGAATATTTAAGCCCATCTAAAAAAATATCAGATAAAATACTTGGAGAGAATATCATAAAATTATTAGAATTAAAATAA
- a CDS encoding DNA-3-methyladenine glycosylase — protein sequence MTFEEIEKFYQKDTVAIAKELLGKILISKNENEIFAGYIVETEAYLGEFDRAAHGYAKKRTPKVEALFEKAGTVYIHSIHSHKMLNIVTCEEGNPQSVLIRAIEPILNVERMEENRGKSGILVSNGPGKFTKAFGIDDRFYKTEIQIIEKNMFEIENFSEKLENENFGIKYDISKINEKYLYLDFENAKIPKKIGTSARIGVPNKGVWTEKKLRFFVDGNRFVSGIRKADMKDDVWE from the coding sequence ATGACTTTTGAAGAAATAGAGAAATTTTATCAAAAAGATACTGTTGCAATAGCAAAGGAGTTACTTGGGAAAATTTTGATTTCAAAGAATGAAAATGAGATATTTGCTGGATATATTGTTGAAACGGAGGCGTATTTGGGTGAATTTGACAGAGCGGCTCACGGTTACGCGAAAAAACGGACTCCAAAAGTAGAAGCGTTGTTTGAAAAGGCTGGAACTGTCTATATTCACTCGATACACTCTCATAAAATGTTAAATATTGTAACTTGTGAGGAAGGAAATCCGCAAAGTGTGTTAATTAGAGCAATAGAGCCAATTTTGAATGTCGAAAGAATGGAAGAAAATCGTGGAAAAAGTGGAATTTTAGTGAGTAATGGTCCAGGAAAATTTACAAAGGCGTTTGGGATTGACGATAGATTTTATAAGACGGAAATTCAGATTATTGAGAAAAATATGTTTGAAATTGAAAATTTTTCTGAAAAATTAGAAAATGAAAATTTTGGAATTAAATATGACATTTCTAAAATAAATGAAAAATATTTGTATCTTGATTTTGAAAATGCTAAAATTCCTAAGAAAATAGGTACTTCTGCGAGAATTGGAGTCCCGAATAAAGGTGTTTGGACTGAGAAAAAATTGAGGTTTTTTGTAGACGGGAATAGGTTTGTTTCGGGGATAAGGAAAGCGGATATGAAAGATGATGTTTGGGAGTGA
- a CDS encoding endonuclease/exonuclease/phosphatase family protein, translating into MNCLHRKNKKIEFRLITYNIFGARLTNGRELARSLKKYNPDFIGLQEVDRNTKRSKFRNVVQEMAQELGYHYHYFQKTMYFDKGEFGIAFISKYDVKNIYIHQLPGKSKEKRQVLAARLNTSKFKKKILVVNTHLDNSLDNKTEELADLFAAIEEFKGDVKFLCGDFNLLPTTEYYAKIRKDWNDSYFEGKDLENKKNSENRELETSRIDYVMVKKGTDYKVKKSFYINDDSRDWTKLSDHLPYMAVFEVE; encoded by the coding sequence ATCAATTGTTTACACAGAAAAAATAAAAAAATAGAATTTAGACTTATAACATACAATATTTTCGGGGCAAGACTCACTAATGGAAGGGAACTTGCTCGGAGCTTAAAAAAGTATAATCCAGATTTTATCGGACTTCAGGAAGTCGATAGAAATACAAAAAGAAGTAAATTTCGGAATGTTGTACAGGAAATGGCACAAGAATTGGGTTATCATTATCATTATTTTCAGAAAACGATGTATTTTGATAAAGGTGAGTTTGGAATTGCGTTTATTTCAAAGTATGATGTGAAAAATATTTACATTCATCAGCTACCTGGAAAAAGCAAGGAAAAAAGGCAAGTTTTGGCGGCTAGATTAAATACTTCAAAATTTAAAAAGAAAATTTTAGTTGTAAATACACATCTTGATAACAGTTTGGACAATAAAACTGAGGAATTGGCTGATTTGTTTGCTGCAATTGAGGAATTTAAGGGCGATGTGAAGTTTTTGTGTGGAGATTTTAATCTTTTGCCAACGACAGAATATTATGCGAAAATTAGGAAAGATTGGAATGACAGCTATTTTGAGGGTAAAGATTTGGAAAATAAGAAAAATTCTGAAAATAGGGAGCTTGAAACATCTAGAATTGATTATGTAATGGTCAAAAAGGGGACGGATTACAAAGTAAAAAAGAGTTTTTATATTAATGATGATTCGAGGGATTGGACGAAATTGTCGGATCATTTGCCGTATATGGCGGTTTTTGAGGTGGAATAA
- a CDS encoding winged helix-turn-helix transcriptional regulator — translation MSKTEAVSNACPMELGINILSGKWKLRILWNLYIKKVVRFNELQRNLGNITTKTLTEQLRELEDKRMIKRTIYPEIPPKVEYSLTEIGSSIEPVLKTLCDWGNEYLELIDNNTINKV, via the coding sequence ATGTCAAAAACAGAAGCAGTTTCAAACGCTTGTCCAATGGAGTTAGGAATAAACATACTCAGTGGAAAATGGAAATTAAGGATTTTATGGAATTTGTATATTAAAAAAGTAGTCAGATTTAATGAATTGCAAAGAAACCTGGGAAATATTACTACGAAAACTTTGACAGAGCAATTGAGAGAACTTGAAGATAAAAGAATGATAAAAAGAACTATTTATCCTGAAATTCCTCCAAAAGTTGAATATTCTCTGACTGAAATAGGCAGTTCTATTGAGCCTGTATTAAAAACTTTATGCGATTGGGGAAATGAATATTTGGAATTGATTGATAATAATACTATAAATAAGGTTTAA
- a CDS encoding restriction endonuclease subunit S, which translates to MAKKLEKVKWAKFKIGDLFEKIKVNRLPYKTSELSSIYKENFTLPVLTAGIQNQGLNNYANIEGATILKNVISISANGANTGATFYQKNEFTILQDAYAIKWIFTDNVLTDNQYLYFVASISKILHGKYEWTNKAGWEKVKEEKIQLPIKNDGSIDFEFMTGFISELEACQISKLEAYLVITGFSDYVLTFEEKKILEIFRKDEIEWKEFKIRDLFEVNSYKKRFDANKVNILEKGHPYVVRTALNNGIRGYLEEDEKFLNDGNTISFGQDTATMFYQEKPYFTGDKIKIIKSKYKEFNKLNSHFFVSAMAKSFSMFAWGSSSFNINIIENQEIYLPIKNNEIDFKFIEMLILAIQKDIIKDVVLYTDKKIKVAKKVISNK; encoded by the coding sequence TTGGCTAAAAAATTAGAAAAAGTTAAGTGGGCGAAGTTTAAAATAGGAGATTTATTCGAAAAAATAAAAGTAAATAGATTACCGTATAAAACAAGTGAATTATCTAGTATATATAAAGAAAATTTTACATTACCGGTATTAACTGCAGGGATTCAAAATCAAGGATTGAATAATTATGCAAATATAGAAGGAGCAACAATATTAAAAAATGTAATTTCAATCTCAGCAAATGGAGCAAATACGGGTGCAACGTTTTATCAGAAAAATGAATTTACCATTTTACAGGATGCTTATGCAATAAAATGGATATTTACAGATAATGTTCTAACAGATAATCAATATTTGTATTTTGTTGCAAGTATTTCAAAAATTCTTCATGGAAAATACGAATGGACTAATAAAGCTGGTTGGGAAAAAGTCAAGGAAGAGAAAATACAATTACCCATTAAAAATGATGGCTCAATCGATTTTGAGTTTATGACAGGGTTCATATCCGAGCTGGAGGCTTGTCAAATATCCAAGCTGGAGGCTTATTTAGTAATTACAGGATTTTCGGACTATGTTTTAACCTTTGAAGAGAAGAAAATTTTGGAAATTTTTAGAAAAGATGAAATTGAATGGAAAGAGTTTAAAATAAGAGATTTATTTGAAGTAAATTCTTATAAAAAAAGATTTGATGCAAATAAAGTTAATATTTTAGAAAAAGGACATCCTTATGTTGTTAGAACAGCTTTGAATAATGGAATTCGAGGTTACTTAGAAGAAGATGAAAAATTTTTAAATGATGGAAATACAATATCATTTGGTCAAGATACTGCAACAATGTTTTATCAAGAAAAACCATATTTTACAGGAGATAAAATAAAAATTATAAAATCCAAATACAAAGAGTTTAATAAATTAAATTCTCATTTTTTTGTGAGCGCAATGGCAAAATCTTTTAGTATGTTTGCTTGGGGAAGCTCAAGTTTTAATATAAATATTATCGAAAATCAAGAAATATACTTGCCAATAAAAAATAATGAAATTGATTTTAAATTTATAGAAATGTTAATCTTAGCGATTCAAAAAGATATTATAAAAGATGTTGTTTTATATACTGATAAAAAAATTAAAGTAGCGAAAAAAGTAATATCAAATAAATAG
- a CDS encoding DKNYY domain-containing protein gives MKKNILKILLFLVLSNVEFGDVAQIIGEYYSIDKGKVYYESKILKGANPKTAELIGDNLLKDDKNVYYMGEKIKN, from the coding sequence GTGAAGAAAAATATCTTGAAAATATTGTTATTTCTAGTTTTATCAAATGTGGAATTTGGGGATGTTGCACAAATTATAGGAGAATATTATTCGATAGATAAAGGTAAGGTTTATTATGAAAGTAAAATTTTAAAAGGGGCAAATCCAAAAACTGCTGAGTTGATAGGAGATAATCTTTTGAAAGATGATAAGAATGTTTATTATATGGGTGAAAAAATAAAAAATTAA
- a CDS encoding DKNYY domain-containing protein: MGWNYWRNENKIYYRDKKIENADIMSFKVLNEDYAKDKNHVYSGNEVIDPSPLLGKIKNPETFEFLPNGIIYATLYGKDKYNVYYIKNEPIRCFYSCYTIKEINGINKDKVEVLNDWFIKDDKNIYFKGKILEGADYNTFEVLPNGDGKDKNRSYENLTEDEWGWIN; the protein is encoded by the coding sequence TTGGGATGGAATTATTGGAGAAATGAGAATAAAATTTATTATCGGGATAAAAAAATAGAAAATGCTGATATTATGAGTTTTAAAGTTTTAAATGAAGATTATGCAAAGGATAAAAATCATGTTTATAGCGGGAATGAAGTAATAGATCCTTCTCCATTATTAGGAAAAATTAAAAATCCTGAAACATTTGAATTTTTGCCAAATGGAATAATATATGCTACATTATATGGAAAAGATAAATACAATGTATATTATATAAAAAATGAACCAATAAGATGTTTTTATTCATGTTATACTATTAAAGAAATAAATGGAATTAATAAAGATAAAGTAGAAGTTTTGAATGACTGGTTTATAAAAGATGATAAAAATATTTATTTTAAGGGAAAAATTTTAGAAGGTGCGGATTATAATACATTTGAAGTGCTTCCTAATGGAGATGGGAAAGATAAAAATCGAAGTTATGAAAATTTGACTGAAGATGAATGGGGATGGATTAATTAA
- a CDS encoding HsdM family class I SAM-dependent methyltransferase: MAKAQSIEPNIADLANSWLKSYNLDYKLEQEKLNDEIDKALQEYFSKSGGKGTNRPDVKLLLQDKELNNYPILVEYKGYKDKLEKLDKNGNVENIKSNNEPNLKNINSYAVNGAVHYANALLHYTNYKDIISIGMTGYKDSKGEIKHSIGVYYVSESNFGVGQKVKEYDDFSFLSKEHFDEFIHDVKTLQLSQEELDKIKEQREREIDSSLTKLNNDIYQNEKGLGENDRVYLVAASIIATIGIPGKVPVLEKQDLKSSPMKSETDGEILMRRVRAFLEEKNLPREKQNLIIRTLENTILSENLNKIENGETQLKRVFSKIVDDLGIYYKIGLTTDFTGKLFNEMYSWLGFTQDKLNDVVLTPAYVANLLVKLARVNKDSYVWDFATGSAGLLVAAMNEMINDAKNTLNSPEEIYEKERKIKSEQLLGLELLPSIYILAILNMIMMGDGSSNILNKNSLTDFDGEYGFIKKDEKFPATAFILNPPYSAEGNGMIFVEKALNMMNKGYAAIIIQNSAGSGKAKEINKRILKNNTLLASIKMPIDLFIGKSSVQTNIYVFKVGERHEKDEMVKFIDFSDDGYTRTNRKKAKNNLKDTNNAKGRYEELINLVRFGKSKLNIFTEKEYYEDTIDPESGTDWNKSAPIDTKPTLEDFKKTVRDYLAWEVSNLLKNENKEDEELGK; encoded by the coding sequence ATGGCAAAAGCACAAAGTATAGAACCTAATATAGCAGATTTAGCAAATTCGTGGCTAAAATCTTATAATCTTGATTATAAACTGGAACAGGAAAAGTTAAATGATGAAATTGATAAAGCATTGCAAGAATACTTTTCAAAAAGTGGTGGAAAAGGTACAAATCGTCCAGATGTTAAGTTATTGTTACAAGATAAAGAATTAAATAATTATCCGATATTAGTTGAATATAAAGGTTACAAAGATAAATTAGAAAAACTGGATAAAAATGGAAATGTGGAAAATATAAAAAGCAATAATGAACCTAATTTGAAAAATATAAATTCGTATGCTGTAAACGGAGCTGTTCACTATGCAAATGCATTACTTCATTATACAAATTATAAAGATATAATTTCTATTGGAATGACAGGGTATAAAGACAGCAAAGGTGAAATAAAACACTCAATAGGAGTTTATTATGTTTCAGAATCCAATTTTGGAGTTGGACAGAAAGTAAAGGAATATGATGATTTTTCTTTTTTAAGTAAAGAACATTTTGACGAATTTATACATGATGTTAAAACTTTGCAATTATCACAGGAAGAATTGGATAAAATAAAAGAACAAAGAGAAAGAGAAATTGACAGCAGTCTTACAAAATTAAATAATGATATTTATCAAAATGAAAAAGGTCTTGGAGAAAATGACAGAGTGTATCTTGTTGCAGCTTCAATTATTGCGACAATTGGTATTCCAGGAAAAGTTCCAGTATTAGAAAAACAAGACTTAAAATCATCTCCAATGAAAAGTGAAACAGATGGCGAAATTTTAATGAGAAGAGTAAGGGCTTTTTTAGAAGAGAAAAATTTGCCAAGAGAAAAGCAAAACTTAATAATTAGAACTTTAGAAAATACGATTTTATCTGAAAATTTAAATAAAATAGAAAATGGAGAAACACAATTAAAAAGAGTATTTTCAAAAATAGTGGATGATTTGGGAATTTACTATAAAATAGGGCTTACAACTGATTTTACAGGAAAATTATTTAATGAAATGTATTCGTGGCTTGGATTTACACAGGATAAACTTAATGATGTTGTACTTACACCAGCTTATGTTGCAAATTTACTTGTAAAACTTGCAAGAGTTAATAAAGATTCGTATGTGTGGGACTTTGCAACAGGCTCTGCGGGTCTTTTAGTTGCTGCAATGAATGAAATGATAAACGATGCTAAAAATACGCTTAATTCACCTGAAGAAATATACGAAAAGGAAAGAAAAATAAAATCTGAGCAACTTTTAGGACTGGAATTGCTACCGAGCATTTATATACTTGCTATTCTGAATATGATTATGATGGGAGACGGAAGTTCTAATATTTTAAATAAAAATTCATTAACAGATTTTGATGGAGAATATGGATTTATAAAAAAAGATGAAAAATTTCCTGCAACAGCATTTATTTTAAATCCACCGTATTCAGCAGAAGGAAACGGTATGATTTTTGTTGAGAAAGCATTAAACATGATGAATAAAGGATATGCTGCGATTATTATTCAAAATTCAGCAGGAAGCGGAAAAGCAAAAGAAATAAATAAAAGAATATTAAAAAATAACACATTGTTAGCAAGTATAAAAATGCCAATTGATTTATTCATTGGAAAATCAAGCGTTCAAACTAATATCTACGTTTTTAAAGTTGGAGAACGGCATGAAAAAGATGAGATGGTAAAATTTATAGACTTTAGTGATGACGGTTACACTAGAACAAACCGTAAAAAAGCAAAAAATAACTTAAAAGACACAAATAATGCAAAAGGAAGATACGAGGAGCTAATAAATTTAGTTCGTTTTGGAAAATCAAAATTAAATATTTTTACAGAAAAAGAATACTACGAAGACACTATTGATCCAGAAAGTGGTACAGATTGGAACAAATCAGCTCCAATAGACACAAAACCAACATTGGAAGATTTTAAAAAGACAGTTCGGGATTATTTAGCTTGGGAAGTATCAAATCTTTTGAAAAACGAAAATAAAGAAGATGAGGAACTGGGAAAATAG
- a CDS encoding NUDIX hydrolase → MKDGKKSEKKMEEQKWLDWAIELQSLAQAGLAYGKDKFDIERFERIREISAEMVAHKTEISVEKVKDLFCNESGYQTPKIDVRGVIFENDKILLIQESNGKWALPGGWADVYLSVKENVLKEVKEEAGIEANAEMIIALLDVTKNQGKKIPYGITKVFVLCEYVSGKFEKNIETIDSRYFGIDELPELEAKKITVEHIRMCFEANRNRDKWKVIFD, encoded by the coding sequence ATGAAAGATGGAAAAAAATCGGAGAAAAAAATGGAAGAACAAAAATGGCTAGACTGGGCAATTGAACTTCAAAGTCTAGCACAAGCAGGACTTGCTTATGGAAAAGATAAATTTGATATTGAGCGGTTTGAGAGAATTAGGGAAATTTCAGCAGAAATGGTGGCACACAAAACTGAGATTTCGGTGGAAAAGGTAAAGGATTTATTTTGTAATGAAAGTGGGTATCAGACGCCTAAGATTGATGTGAGAGGCGTGATTTTTGAAAATGATAAAATTCTTTTAATTCAGGAAAGTAACGGGAAATGGGCGTTACCAGGTGGATGGGCGGATGTTTATCTTTCTGTGAAGGAAAATGTGTTAAAGGAAGTTAAGGAAGAGGCTGGGATCGAGGCTAATGCTGAGATGATTATAGCTTTGCTTGATGTTACAAAAAATCAAGGTAAAAAGATACCGTATGGTATAACGAAAGTATTTGTTTTATGTGAGTATGTGAGTGGAAAATTTGAGAAAAATATTGAAACGATTGATAGTAGATATTTTGGGATTGATGAATTGCCTGAATTGGAAGCAAAAAAAATTACGGTTGAACATATAAGAATGTGTTTTGAGGCGAATAGAAATAGGGATAAATGGAAAGTTATTTTTGATTAA
- a CDS encoding phosphopentomutase, with translation MKKIERITIIVLDSVGAGELPDANLFDDCGSNTLGNMAKAHGGMNLPNMGKLGLGNITEIEGTPAVENAEGAYGRAIEVSQGKDSTTGHWEMAGVPLERPFPNYKNGFSDEVIKEFEEKTGRKVMLNKPISGTVAIDQYGEEQIRTGNWIVYGSADPVFQIAASEEIIPLEELYKACEIALEICNEKSPVARVIARPYVGKKVGEFKRTANRHDFSIDPPKETMLERLKKAGLDVVGIGKTSDLFNGKGITDNRKANQDNLDGIKKTIAALKEDTKGLIFTNLVDFDAVYGHRRNVEGYVNALIEFDNWLPEIEKNLKDDEILIITADHGNDPTYKGTDHTREYIPILIYGKNVKKNVNIGTRKTFSDIAATVEEILLGTEKEGSFAKEILED, from the coding sequence ATGAAAAAAATAGAAAGAATAACAATAATAGTTTTAGACAGTGTTGGAGCAGGAGAATTGCCTGATGCGAATTTATTTGATGACTGTGGGTCAAATACTTTAGGGAATATGGCGAAAGCTCATGGGGGAATGAATTTGCCTAATATGGGTAAATTGGGACTTGGAAATATTACTGAGATTGAAGGGACTCCAGCTGTGGAAAATGCTGAAGGGGCCTATGGAAGAGCGATTGAGGTGTCGCAAGGAAAGGATTCTACGACTGGGCATTGGGAGATGGCTGGTGTGCCGCTAGAAAGACCGTTTCCAAATTATAAAAATGGATTTTCAGATGAAGTTATAAAGGAATTTGAAGAAAAAACTGGAAGAAAGGTTATGTTGAATAAGCCAATCTCAGGAACTGTAGCGATTGATCAATATGGAGAAGAACAAATTAGAACAGGAAATTGGATAGTTTACGGTTCAGCAGATCCTGTGTTTCAAATTGCTGCAAGTGAAGAAATTATACCATTAGAAGAACTTTACAAAGCGTGTGAAATTGCACTTGAAATTTGTAATGAGAAATCACCTGTGGCAAGGGTAATTGCAAGACCTTATGTTGGTAAAAAAGTTGGAGAATTTAAAAGAACTGCAAACAGACACGATTTTTCGATTGATCCGCCAAAAGAAACAATGCTTGAAAGATTGAAAAAAGCTGGACTTGATGTAGTTGGAATTGGGAAAACGAGCGACTTGTTCAATGGAAAAGGGATTACAGACAACAGAAAAGCTAATCAAGATAATCTGGATGGAATTAAGAAAACAATAGCTGCATTGAAGGAAGATACAAAAGGATTAATTTTTACAAATTTAGTTGACTTTGATGCAGTTTATGGGCATAGAAGAAATGTGGAAGGTTATGTAAATGCTTTGATTGAATTTGATAACTGGCTTCCTGAAATCGAAAAGAATTTGAAAGATGATGAAATCTTGATTATCACAGCTGATCACGGAAATGATCCTACGTACAAAGGGACTGACCATACAAGAGAGTACATTCCAATATTGATTTACGGTAAAAATGTTAAAAAGAATGTAAATATTGGAACTAGAAAGACTTTTTCTGATATTGCAGCAACTGTTGAGGAAATTTTATTGGGGACTGAAAAAGAGGGGAGTTTTGCCAAAGAAATTTTGGAGGATTAA
- a CDS encoding huntington interacting protein HYPE, translating to MNVSDSTARRFLNKLVKNGILEAIGEKKGRKYRKK from the coding sequence TTGAATGTTTCGGATTCTACGGCAAGAAGATTTTTGAATAAACTTGTGAAAAATGGGATTTTGGAGGCGATTGGAGAGAAGAAAGGGAGAAAGTATAGGAAGAAATAA
- a CDS encoding immunity 51 family protein, producing MKYVAVDEQDYKGFEEYIESLKKSGMELSEEEIQEIKNDINNQVAFCLMNNDKKFDEIFEKVSEINEEAYLNGYGWAALIESYLETNYPELYENYDSDPEAGGYVGRYIGNTEENWEKIRKVAEIVEDLIENEDKIYKYIEENGDDIFWDSF from the coding sequence ATGAAATATGTAGCAGTTGATGAGCAAGATTACAAAGGGTTTGAGGAATATATTGAAAGTTTGAAAAAAAGTGGAATGGAACTTTCAGAAGAAGAAATACAGGAAATAAAGAATGATATTAACAATCAAGTAGCCTTTTGCCTAATGAATAATGATAAAAAATTTGATGAAATTTTTGAAAAAGTATCTGAGATTAATGAAGAAGCTTATTTAAACGGCTATGGATGGGCGGCTTTAATTGAAAGTTATTTGGAGACTAATTATCCGGAACTTTATGAAAATTATGATTCTGATCCTGAAGCAGGTGGATATGTCGGACGTTATATTGGTAATACTGAGGAAAACTGGGAAAAAATACGGAAAGTGGCTGAAATAGTTGAGGATTTGATTGAAAATGAAGATAAAATTTATAAGTATATTGAGGAAAACGGAGATGATATTTTCTGGGATTCATTCTAG
- the guaA gene encoding glutamine-hydrolyzing GMP synthase translates to MNEKRKKILIVDFGSQYTQLIARRIREMEVYCEIVPLIDIKKIKEGTELVKGIILSGGPASVYEKGAPTVDKAIFDLNLPILGICYGMQLITYLNGGKVEKADSREFGKATLEVIDEKNPLFNGIKKTSSIWMSHSDHITELPKGFEIIAKTDSSIAAITNNNGIYALQFHPEVVHSECGTQIISNFVFNICECERNWKITSFIEEKTKTIKELVGNEHVLLALSGGVDSSVAAVLINNAIGKQLTCMFVDTGLLRKDEGKKVLEYYKEHFNLNIVFVDAKDRFLNKLKGVDEPENKRKIIGHEFIEVFNEEIRKLKGRKGAKFLAQGTIYPDVIESQSIKGPSHTIKSHHNVGGLPEDLKFKLLEPLKELFKDEVRKVGHELGLPDTIINRHPFPGPGLGIRVIGEVTPEKVKILQEADDIFINALMEEGLYDKVDQAFVTLLPVKTVGVMGDQRTYEYVAAIRSVNTIDFMTATWSKLPYEFLGNVANKIINNVNGINRIVYDISSKPAATIEWE, encoded by the coding sequence TTGAACGAGAAAAGAAAAAAAATTTTAATTGTTGATTTTGGATCGCAATACACTCAATTAATTGCAAGAAGAATTAGGGAAATGGAAGTTTACTGTGAAATTGTTCCATTAATCGATATAAAAAAAATTAAAGAGGGAACTGAACTTGTAAAAGGTATCATTCTTTCGGGAGGACCTGCCTCAGTTTACGAAAAAGGTGCTCCAACGGTTGATAAAGCTATTTTTGATTTAAATTTACCAATTTTAGGAATTTGTTACGGAATGCAGCTAATTACATACTTAAACGGTGGAAAAGTTGAAAAAGCTGATTCGAGAGAATTTGGAAAAGCAACTTTGGAAGTCATTGATGAAAAAAATCCTTTATTTAACGGTATTAAAAAAACTTCAAGCATTTGGATGAGCCACAGCGATCACATTACAGAATTACCCAAAGGATTTGAAATAATTGCAAAAACTGACTCTTCCATAGCTGCAATTACCAATAATAATGGAATTTATGCACTGCAATTCCATCCAGAAGTAGTTCATTCTGAATGTGGAACTCAAATTATTTCTAACTTTGTTTTTAACATCTGCGAATGTGAAAGAAACTGGAAAATTACAAGTTTCATTGAAGAAAAAACAAAAACGATTAAAGAACTCGTTGGTAATGAACACGTGTTACTCGCATTGTCAGGCGGTGTAGATTCTTCAGTTGCAGCTGTTTTGATTAATAATGCAATTGGAAAACAGTTGACTTGTATGTTTGTAGACACTGGACTTCTTAGAAAAGATGAAGGAAAAAAAGTTTTAGAATACTACAAGGAACATTTTAATTTAAATATTGTCTTTGTTGATGCAAAAGATAGATTTTTAAATAAATTAAAAGGTGTAGATGAGCCAGAGAATAAAAGAAAAATTATTGGGCATGAATTTATCGAAGTTTTCAATGAAGAAATTAGAAAATTAAAAGGTCGCAAAGGTGCAAAATTTCTAGCACAAGGAACAATCTATCCAGATGTAATCGAATCGCAATCAATAAAAGGTCCTTCTCATACGATAAAATCTCACCACAACGTTGGGGGACTGCCAGAAGACTTGAAATTTAAACTATTGGAGCCCTTAAAAGAATTGTTTAAAGATGAAGTAAGAAAAGTTGGACACGAATTGGGACTACCTGACACAATTATTAATAGACACCCATTCCCAGGACCAGGACTTGGAATTAGAGTAATAGGAGAAGTTACGCCTGAAAAAGTAAAAATTTTACAAGAGGCTGATGACATTTTTATTAACGCTTTGATGGAAGAAGGATTATACGATAAAGTTGACCAAGCATTCGTTACACTATTACCAGTTAAAACAGTCGGAGTTATGGGAGACCAAAGGACTTACGAATATGTAGCAGCTATCCGTTCTGTAAACACTATTGATTTTATGACTGCAACTTGGTCAAAACTTCCTTATGAATTTTTAGGAAATGTTGCGAACAAAATCATCAATAATGTAAACGGTATAAACAGAATTGTTTATGATATTTCTTCTAAACCTGCAGCTACGATTGAGTGGGAATAA